The nucleotide window gaaagtgtaggtctcctctgtgttggacagaaatgggggaagcgaaggtgcatgatgtagacctagtgcagtacacttcaggtTGTTCCTTTATTCAGTGAACGATCAAACTTtcagaggcgtaagagttatgcacccagacggagggatgtggagtttgcgtggcgactatgtattcctgaaggtttctccaatgaagggagtcatgagatttggaaagaagggcaagttggcacctcggtatattggaccttttgaggttactgatagagttggagcagttgcctaccggttggagctaccacccaacctctctcacgttcatcccgtgtttcacatctccatgctcaggaaatacattcccgatccttctcatgtactgcagccggatgtgatagagctaaaagagaacttgacatttgaggagcagcctgtagccatagtggactaccaagtgagacagctgagatcaaaacagatccctatggttaaggttttgtggaggagtcagtcagtggaagagtgcacctgggagtcagaacgggacatgcgtagcaagtacccttatctgttcaatgtataatcatgtgctttattctgccttgtgtaaaattcgaggacgaattttctgtaaggggggaagaatgtaacaccccaaaaattttaaatttatgagcatttttggtattttaattttatttaaattttaggaatttttttgagatttttcggattttaaaaatcgggttcgattttccgaaaatataaactttgatgatttttaaaaattaatttaaagaccacgtggcaaaactaaaaatatatttggagtctacgtatttttctgagttttctgaaatttttttcggaatttttggacctcgttttcggtcccgaggcagagtaaaaattcaaaattttatatttcaaatcgaaccggctgaatcgaaccagaccggatcggaccggtcgaatcggaccggctcccttccctttttcttcctcctgcGCGCGTCCCTTCCCCCTTCTCTCttcctcccattttctctctcctccgccTCGCCGACCACCTCCCCCACCCAGATCGGCCGCGCCACCCACCTCCTCGGCCCGGCGCGCTAAACGGCCGAAAACCGCGCGCGAATTCCCTCCCTCGTGCGCGCGGCGTTTCGACTTCTCCGGCCAAAATTCGACCTATCCGGCCACCAATTAGACCGGGTCTTgtatctaaaatcatctactcggcgagagctttccatagacaccaagaacgccgaaatccatcgagcggtttgtccaatttttgctcgggaagtttttagcccattttgacttttgggctagatttctcgaaaaccgtgaatcccacgagaaaaccgagggtaccagcacgctccactcgtcaagagcttcgcggcgacataaatttcaaatttttccgacaccgtttttcgatgggtcccacggaacttcgcagtgtttttccgagcatttaatgagcttagaaaattctgaaaaatttatgtactaacccccgtgttatgggcttcgtgtaggtatcctcgattcgcggaaattcgacagttgaccgggtctgcgaaaTTCCGCCGAACagattctggaaaagtctccgaattggaccgaggttttggctagccccccattgtcaaacgtcccgagcgcgttcccaaagtcggaattggcaaaggtaaacccgaaccttgctttttcgtaattttctagtgcttaaataggattaaaaatccataaaatattcgtggtagcttagaaaattatgattctttttgcaatagcctagtaatattgctaaggaccgcggggcaaagttttagaatttttagagcttatttgggcagtttttgcaaaaatggccaattataaggattaaattgaaatattacatactgtgatggatgattgatttgatgggcccaggaggggctgtgtgatatgattgagctgtggatatatggattgtaaatatagaagtttgttttgagccattttgcaggttgggtaggtcctaggtataggggagactctgccggattttcggcacgacttaggacgcaattggtcttttcttgaattgtattgagtcaattgtattaaataattgtaatataattgtcaggtgagccgggacagccttcttcctccgcccagccgccacagtgattgtcgtcaaatctgtgagtaaatattaattttaactgtaatttcgatattattatatgttcaagcatgcccatgcatcacttatatgcatatatttatgtagttaaactctaggcacgatttatgttgcattgataactgttaaagtgccatggatgttgttgtggtaatttagagcagtgtgcgtgcgttggcgtgcgtgtgatgtggtgtggactatggataggacgggtagtcacggcttgagttcttcgctgggacccgatccttcgaggggtagtcacggcttgagttcttcgctgggactctcgatttggtttattaagcgaaagtccagcttgagttctttgctggcaccaggttggatttaagagagctgtataggggatcagctcccatatattatgactgatactacagggtgtgtgagtgctcaaaattacctttttgatgttatgatgtgaaaatattgttaatgttgcatttcactctacagggtgcattagttttagatagttatagagattatggttaaaattgatattttactctctgagtcgaacgctcactcctgttcaaaaatttttccaggccacaggaggatatttttgaggttaacctgctttctccctcgcaggtcgattactaatgtttgtataaacttgttaaatcttagaatttctgcatgtgttagaaatgtttatttgatttgggtctgtaaactaaattattattttggacctgtaaacttaatattctatgcatgtttgatggattggatgagggagctgagctcccatttatttttatgctgatgagtatgtggagggtgagctgagctccccaattgagtatttattgtgtttacaggtcgggtgagtcgaaaactccccgttggaaagtccattttatggccggattctgtccgtttggtttcttgaaattgggcccaaatgggccttagaattgggtaaatgaacagttaggcttattacgggtctcgggggctttaggctggcccaggtcctagtgccggtccggcccataggttgggtcgtgacaaaagtaGTTAGAAGACATAAAAATACAGgcattatttcaaaaattttgttTAAATAGGATATGCCTTATTTGCAAGACGGAAGACCTATTGATATATTTTTCATCCCATTAGGTATTTGAATGTTCATTAAGGTCAACGGGAGATCTACTAGATAAATATTATTGAAGTATCCTTTGATATTTAAATGTTCACTCGGATTAATGAGAGATCTGCTAGAGAGATATTATTGAAGTACCTTTTTATAAGAGATATGAACAAGAGGCTTCGAGAAAATTGGTGTTTTCTGAATTATATGGAGTCAATAAATAAACAATAAATCTATAAGTATTTGAACCCGAGTACATAGTAAAAGACTTATAAATCCCATTTTgaataaaaagtaaatttaaaaagcacaaaatatatatatttgaagcAAATCGATTGCATAATAGATATTCTTCTTCGTTATTATTTACGAAGAAAATGAGTTATTCATAAAATCAATATTGAAAAACCTTGACAAGTTGGTTTATAACCCAAAAACTATGGTTAAATTTATGAGCTAATTTATCAAGCTTCATTTAAATACAATATTTGAATTACAAACTGTACATCTATCTAAGTAGATCAtaagattataaaaaaaaaaaaattattcctgCAAATATACAATAGAAATTAGATGAAATAGTAATATTTTCTAATTTATATTCACATCAAATTTATGTTTATTGGGTATTAAAGTGATAGCTTGAGGGTCCAAGATGTAATTTACCCtcaatatttatttttcaatGGCGAAAGGGTACAAGGATGCAAATACAATAACGGGGGAGTAGTTTtcggtttaaattgaaaaatcgaatcaaactgattaaattcggttcaattggttcggctttaaaatttaatcggttgattcggtttataattttgataattttaggtaatcggttcgattcgattattttcccaaaaaatcaaaaaaattgaatcaaattgaatcgaactgaaccgaaatcaaagaaaacctaaccgaaccttaagatttttgagttttgatttctaatttttttggtttttatgtttttattatttagatttaatgttgaaaatatgaaattttataaattttggtttgatcggtttaaaatctaacagaaccgatatttatcgattcgattcggttcgattttctcttatcaatcggttttgttcggtttttaaaattttttattttcgactttcgattttatcggttcggttcggttcggaaccgaaccgaccctCAATTAACACAGTGAACATAGAGAGGAAGAAgtctggttaaaaaaaaaaaaaaaaaaaaaaaacaaatagagaAGGAGAAGCAAAAATGTTGTCGTCACTTTCGTCCTCTAGCACGGGAGCCAATAATCTCAGATTCTCAACCAACACAGGTCTCTACTCAAGCTATGTGTCTAGAAAACAACTCTGTCGTTGCCCTTTCACTTCCTCTGCTAGATCATTTCCTAAACTTCAAGTTCAGTCACTCCCACCAAATCAACCCAAAGTGATCCCACCCCTTAGTCTACTTCCCAGACCCAAAAGACCAACCTTTCTTATTCGTTGTGGCATTTCATCAGATAACTTAGGCGCCAGTAATGAGAAAAGTTTTAGGGAGTGGATTGAGGTGGTAGGCGAGGCAATATCTACAGCATTTCCTATATGGGTATCGTTGGTTTGCTTGTTGGCGCTCGTAAAGCCCAGCTCTTTCAATTGGGTCACCCCGAAATGGACCATTCTTGGCATTTCTCTCACCATGCTTGGAATGGGCATGACACTTACCTTCGATGATCTTAGGACCGCTTTCGCTATGCCTAAAGAGCTTATGTCTGGTTTCGTGCTTCAGTACTCGGTGTGGTCTTTTCTTTTGTGCATGTTCGTTTGGATTTGTTGCTTTTAAGTTTTATCCCAAAACAGTACCCTTATTCTAATTACGTATCGTTTATCTTTTAAGGGCTTTCAGGTTTTGTTTTGTTACGTTCAATCTGATATTGcttgcttaaaattttaaaatgtttaaTGCAAATGATCAATCGTCATTGGCATTTATACTGGATATCTTAAATGCAGGTTGCTTTTCAGAATCAGAATTGGATGTTTCTACCTAATGAAACAGGATTTTGATTTGACAAGTTGATAGAAAGTAGAGTTTCAAACTTTTAAAACTGTAGCTGGAAGAGTTTTAATCTGCTTATTTCCATGTCCCAACTCCCAATTCCGAAAATTATCAGCTCACCTTTAATACATATACAGTTAGGGCATACTCCGTCTTAAGGAACATTATCAAAAGTTATCATGAGTAATGGTACTTTTACTGTGTTGATATTTTTCCCTTTCATTGAAGTTAAGAGTAACATCTAGGAAACAGGCTACACTATGGCATCAGTGACATAACCAGTTGTGGGATATATGTTCAATttcatcttcttttttttcttgttCTTGAAAAAAAGGCTAATAGTTTAATTGGTTGTTGGTTGCAGGTGATGCCAATATCTGGGTTTTTGGTGAGCAAGCTCTTAAATCTGCCTTCACATTATGCAGCTGGTCTAATATTGGTTGGTTGCTGCCCTGGTGGTATGTCCAGCACTTCATCTGTGAGCATGCACAAATGAGCATTTTGACTTCTTCCTTGTCTCCCAGATAATAGTTCTTAAATTTGTTGATTGCAGGAACAGCAAGCAACATAGTGATTTACATTGCACGGTTTGagattctcaattttttttttctctttttctctttttgcTTATTGTAGTCATAAGATTTGATGATCTTTTGTCTCCCAGCGGAAATGTGGCACTCTCAGTATTGATGACAGCAGCAAGCACTTTAGCAGCTGTGGTCGGTAACTGGCATTGATGTCTTCTCTTTTACTTGGCAAAAATTTGGCGTGCATTCATTTAAAGGCAATGTTAGAAATTACAACAGTAGCATTAAGTTTTTCTCTAAAAAAATACTGCATTGACATCATTtcttagttttcaactgattcatTTTCTTTGGCCAGTAAAAGGTTCTTGGGGAATTAGCTTTTTCAGATAGTGAGAAATGTGTTCTATTCAGTTTTCATTTTCAGGCATGGTAAAATTCAGAAGGAAGGGTttttcacttttcacttttcacttttcacttttcattTGGCCTCTTAAGACTAAAGCAATTTCTTGATAATATTTCTCTAAAATGCATATCCAAACTTTGAAATGATTCTATAAGATATTGCTGCCCCCTCAGTTTCCAAAATAAATTTCCTCCTACCTTCCATCTGCAGATTATGACCCCATTTCTTACAGCCAAACTGGCTGGACAATTTGTTGCAGTAGATGCAGCTGGACTGCTAATATCAACCATGCAGGTAGCTTTCCTCCAGTGGTGCTGCTTTGATGTTATTAATATCTGTCTTTTTGGTCATTTCCTCTGTTTCTGAGTTCAGGTTGTGCTTCTTCCTGTTCTGGCTGGTGCATTTCTAAATCAGTATTTCCAAGGCCTGGTTAAATTTGTATCACCCCTGATGCCACCTATTGCTGTGGCAACTGTTGCTGTTCTATGCGGAAATGCAATTGCCCAGAGTGCTTCATCAATCCTCATGTCTGGTAAACAAGTGGTGCTTGCTGCATCTCTACTTCATGCATCTGGCTTTTTCTTTGGATATGTGCTTGCAAGAGTGCTTGGACTTGATGTGGCATCATCACGGACCATCTCCATTGAGGTTGGGATGCAGGTATACTATCAAGTTTTGAGGCATTGTTGTGGAGGCCTGTTGTGAATGGTTCTTTGGTGAACTGGATGAAACATCCaatatatttcttttttcttATAAAGCTCAAGATTTTAACTTATCCTTTTATGCCTTAGAACTCGGTGCTTGGAGTCGTTCTAGCAACTCAGCACTTCGGAAACCCACTGACTGCAGTACCGTGTGCTGTTTCCAGTGTATGTCACTCGGTCTTCGGTAGTGTCCTGGCTGGAATTTGGAGACAGAGTCTGCCTACTCAAAATAAGGATTGACATGTCATGCAAAAACTTTATATGGATTATttctttgcttttgtttaacatCAGATGTTTATATCTAGAATTTGCATCAGTGCTCTGGTTTTGGTAATGCATTATGTTTTTCAAGGCCAAGGAACTGACCACCTCTTACATGACAATGTTGTGCTGATATGTGTGAAAAAGACTGTTGCCATTCTATAAAAATTGCAGCCGTTTCTTAGGTACAAAGCATGAAAGCTCCAAAACTGTAATAACTGTCAAGTTGTGAAATTGAATTTCAATAGGAATTTAATCAACTAGACAGATGAGTTTATACTTAGAAACCAAACAATAAACTTCCCATGTTGTGTGTATTAGTTTTGTATTTGTACATGGGATGGTCAGGGTAGCATTAGTATACTAGCATTAAACCAGAAGGACAATGGATATTAATTgatagataaaaatgaaaaagCTGATATTTTAGTTGAAATTAGGTTTCCGACTTGGAGGTTCAAATTATTTGAGATGGTGAGTAGAATTTggtttaaataagaaaaaatgattgaattgatTTAGTTTAGAAATTTAGTTTGGTTTTTTCaataatttgattcgatttagtttaatttgatttttaattttaatttttttattcaatttgatttaatCTTTTTTAATTGTAAATTGGAATGTAATTGAATAACTTATTTTTTACTTTcttaaattagaattaaaaatagaaaatataattgaACTTGAGGCTTACATGAGTCTAAAATGAAGTTCAAATCAAACCGAACGAACGATTGATTTAATttactaaaaatttcaatttatttagTTCAGTTTAATTTCTCTAATTTGAtctattcaaattaatttattaaagatatcaatttattaatttttttaatttttcaaattgaattAATAGATATTATTAAAGTAGCTTAATTTTTAggatatatttgaagtgctagtTATTATTCAAATTCCATATTTGGTGTGTGtaaattttttgtttatttttttttaactgatcCTTCATTTTATTAACTTAGAATTATCATCAATTTTTTTGTAGTAGAACTCAATGGTTAATATAATTAGATAAATGTATATATCTTGATATAGATAAGAACTCGATTTCAAGATTTAGGCAAAGTGAGACTATAACATGAAGTTTCTCATTTTCATTTTCAATCGTATTTTTTTCTAACTATGGTTTCATtctaatttcatttaaattttaatca belongs to Hevea brasiliensis isolate MT/VB/25A 57/8 chromosome 4, ASM3005281v1, whole genome shotgun sequence and includes:
- the LOC110657721 gene encoding probable sodium/metabolite cotransporter BASS1, chloroplastic, which encodes MLSSLSSSSTGANNLRFSTNTGLYSSYVSRKQLCRCPFTSSARSFPKLQVQSLPPNQPKVIPPLSLLPRPKRPTFLIRCGISSDNLGASNEKSFREWIEVVGEAISTAFPIWVSLVCLLALVKPSSFNWVTPKWTILGISLTMLGMGMTLTFDDLRTAFAMPKELMSGFVLQYSVMPISGFLVSKLLNLPSHYAAGLILVGCCPGGTASNIVIYIARGNVALSVLMTAASTLAAVIMTPFLTAKLAGQFVAVDAAGLLISTMQVVLLPVLAGAFLNQYFQGLVKFVSPLMPPIAVATVAVLCGNAIAQSASSILMSGKQVVLAASLLHASGFFFGYVLARVLGLDVASSRTISIEVGMQNSVLGVVLATQHFGNPLTAVPCAVSSVCHSVFGSVLAGIWRQSLPTQNKD